A DNA window from Brassica napus cultivar Da-Ae chromosome C1, Da-Ae, whole genome shotgun sequence contains the following coding sequences:
- the LOC106374749 gene encoding protein DETOXIFICATION 48-like — translation MCDITPSSSSSLLSSKDKTHFSKLETCDSNYPQYSEFTDNDSLNRNRWPTFLEGLEEVKAIGRISGPTAMTGLLMYSRAMISMLFLGYLGELELAGGSLSIGFANITGYSVISGLSMGMEPICGQAYGAKQMKLLGLTLQRTVLLLLSCSVPISFSWLNMRRILLWCGQDEEISSIAQKFLLFAIPDLFLLSFLHPLRVYLRTQNITLPVTYSKAVSVFLHVPLNFFLVVKLEMGVAGVAIAMVLTNLNLVVLLSSFVYFTSVHSDTWVPLSIDSLKGWSSLLSLAIPTCVSVCLEWWWYEFMIILCGLLVNPRATVASMGILIQTTALVYVFPSSLSLGVSTRISNELGAKRPVKARVSMIISLFCATALGLMAMVFTVMVRHRWGRLFTTDAEILELTSIALPIAGLCELGNCPQTTGCGVLRGCARPTLGANINLGSFYFVGMPVAILLGFVFKLGFPGLWFGLLAAQATCASLMLFALLRTDWAVQAERAERLTSKTPSLLPIARTKSQSAPGTDDMMITID, via the exons ATGTGTGATATAacaccatcttcttcatcttccttaCTATCTTCTAAAGACAAAACACATTTCTCAAAACTCGAAACATGCGACTCAAACTATCCCCAATATTCTGAATTCACCGATAACGATTCTCTAAACCGTAATAGATGGCCAACTTTTCTTGAG GGCTTGGAGGAAGTGAAGGCAATCGGAAGAATCTCTGGGCCAACGGCAATGACCGGACTTCTAATGTACTCAAGAGCAATGATATCGATGTTGTTCCTCGGCTACCTTGGCGAGCTTGAGTTAGCTGGAGGATCTCTCTCCATCGGCTTTGCTAATATCACCGGCTACTCCGTCATCTCCGGCTTGTCCATGGGGATGGAACCAATCTGCGGCCAAGCTTACGGTGCTAAACAAATGAAGCTTTTAGGACTAACCCTTCAAAGAAccgtcctcctcctcctctcatGTTCGGTCCCCATCTCCTTCTCTTGGCTCAATATGAGACGAATCCTCTTGTGGTGTGGCCAAGACGAAGAGATATCTTCAATTGCACAAAAATTCCTTCTTTTCGCTATCCCTGACCTCTTCCTCCTCTCTTTTCTTCACCCTCTTCGTGTTTACCTCCGAACACAAAACATTACCTTGCCCGTGACTTACTCTAAGGCTGTGTCCGTTTTCCTTCACGTTCCCTTAAACTTTTTCCTTGTTGTGAAGCTAGAGATGGGTGTAGCGGGAGTCGCAATAGCTATGGTCCTAACCAATCTCAACCTCGTAGTCCTCTTATCTTCCTTTGTGTATTTCACGAGCGTGCATAGTGATACATGGGTACCACTTTCTATTGACTCTCTTAAAGGTTGGTCGTCATTGCTCTCGCTTGCAATACCCACTTGTGTTTCTGTTTGTTTGGAGTGGTGGTGGTACGAGTTCATGATCATTTTGTGTGGACTTTTGGTCAACCCTAGAGCTACCGTTGCTTCCATGGGAATCTTGATCCAAACAACAGCTTTAGTCTACGTCTTCCCATCCTCTCTCAGCCTCGGTGTCTCCACTAGAATCAGCAACGAGCTGGGGGCTAAACGCCCGGTGAAAGCTCGTGTATCCATGATCATTTCCCTCTTCTGCGCCACCGCCTTGGGCCTAATGGCAATGGTGTTCACCGTAATGGTTAGGCACCGATGGGGACGTTTGTTTACCACGGATGCTGAGATTCTTGAGCTTACTTCAATTGCATTGCCCATCGCAGGTCTATGTGAACTCGGGAACTGCCCTCAGACGACCGGTTGTGGAGTTTTGAGAGGCTGTGCAAGACCTACACTTGGTGCCAATATAAACTTGGGTTCTTTTTACTTTGTGGGCATGCCAGTGGCTATCCTGTTAGGGTTCGTTTTCAAACTAGGGTTTCCAGGTCTCTGGTTTGGCTTGCTTGCGGCTCAAGCGACATGTGCTTCTCTCATGTTGTTTGCACTCTTGAGAACAGATTGGGCAGTCCAAGCAGAGAGAGCTGAAAGACTGACGTCAAAAACTCCTTCTCTACTCCCAATCGCCAGGACAAAGAGCCAATCTGCACCCGGTACAGATGATATGATGATAACCATAGATTGA